A region from the Phycodurus eques isolate BA_2022a chromosome 12, UOR_Pequ_1.1, whole genome shotgun sequence genome encodes:
- the si:ch211-184m13.4 gene encoding G-protein coupled receptor 183, with protein MAADNNSSNRSVCDVFADQRAAVAVFPVFYSLVFLVSACGNALMLAVMCRRRRKFNSTAVYLLNLALSDGLFTLTLPGRIVYYVLRFDWPFGDLLCRMSTLLFFANTYAGIGFMTCISLDRCLAVVHPQRLRRMRRPKAVRRVCCSVWVLVSAQVAPLLLRSTLRHHEGRRTCMEYFDLRGSRWTPRFLLLACVVSFCCPLAAILTSYARIHSKLRAAAERKSASRRNRRANGVILLILLSFIVCFGPYHLNVMQFMWRTMQRELSCDELRGFKVSSQITVSLMNFNCCLDPLIYFFAIKTYKKQMLSLFPHGLCASSSASKTTEKSSSNS; from the exons ATGGCCGctgacaacaacagcagcaaccgGAGCGTCTGCGACGTGTTCGCCGACCAGCGAGCTGCCGTCGCGGTCTTCCCCGTTTTCTACTCTCTGGTCTTCTTGGTCAGCGCGTGCGGCAACGCGTTGATGCTGGCGGTGATGTGCCGACGACGGCGCAAGTTCAACTCCACCGCCGTGTACCTGCTCAACTTGGCCTTGTCGGACGGCCTGTTCACGCTGACGCTGCCGGGCAGGATCGTTTACTACGTCCTGCGCTTCGATTGGCCCTTCGGTGACCTCCTCTGCAGGATGAGCACGCTCCTGTTCTTTGCCAACACGTACGCAG GTATCGGCTTCATGACCTGCATCAGTCTGGATCGCTGCCTGGCGGTGGTGCACCCTCAGCGGCTGCGCCGCATGCGCCGGCCAAAGGCGGTTCGCCGGGTCTGCTGCTCCGTTTGGGTTCTGGTGTCCGCTCAGGTGGCTCCCTTGCTGTTGCGCAGCACGCTGCGGCACCACGAGGGCAGACGGACCTGCATGGAGTACTTCGACCTCCGCGGCTCCCGCTGGACGCCGCGCTTCCTGCTCCTGGCCTGCGTGGTCTCCTTCTGTTGCCCGCTGGCCGCCATCCTGACCTCCTACGCCAGGATCCACTCCAAGCTGCGGGCGGCGGCCGAGCGCAAGTCTGCGTCGAGAAGGAACCGCCGAGCCAACGGcgtcatcctcctcatcctcctcagcTTCATCGTGTGCTTCGGCCCGTACCACCTCAACGTGATGCAGTTCATGTGGCGAACGATGCAGCGGGAGCTCTCCTGCGACGAGCTGAGGGGCTTCAAGGTGTCCTCCCAG ATTACCGTCTCGCTCATGAATTTCAACTGCTGCTTGGACCCGCTCATCTACTTCTTCGCCATTAAGACGTACAAGAAGCAAATGTTGAGCCTGTTTCCGCACGGCCTGTGCGCTTCCTCCAGCGCATCCAAGACAACTGAGaaaagcagcagcaacagctga
- the gpr183a gene encoding G-protein coupled receptor 183-A isoform X1, whose amino-acid sequence MLHTTTNHKCNYKRCRCRVLWLRIACDELVCALSSVHANQSSQGIASTRHERRVGTFRKLHKNMVMAAAPTPVLGARPSADNDSACDTLYAHRSYARVFMPLVYCAVFLVGLLGNVLALHVIRPNLKKMNSTTLYSLNLVISDILFTLSLPFRISYYALGFHWPLGEAACKISGLVFYINTYAGVNFMTCLSVDRFIAVVLPLRFSRLRNVSNVRYICVGVWLLVLGQTLPLLGMPMTNAEADGFVTCMEYPNFDKVDHIAAILIGGVFLGYVVPVVTILVCYSFLCSKLRSTAKSNRLMEKSGRSRKAIGVICCVSLVFVLCYSPYHINILQYMVRKLASRPDCADLTAFQVSLHITVCLMNLNACLDPFVYFFACKGYKRKLLKLLRLEVSMSVSSVVRTSPEGSSKDFIDGNNIQLSGSASASERRSRLYV is encoded by the exons ATGCTTCACACCACTACAAACCACAAGTGCAATTACAAGCGCTGCCGCTGCAGGGTTTTGTGGTTACGAATCGCATGCGATGAACTCGTTTGTGCCCTTTCTAGTGTGCATGCCAACCAGAGCAGTCAAG GAATAGCCTCAACAAGACATGAGAGAAGAGTTGGTACATTCAGAAAGTTACATAAG AACATGGTGATGGCCGCGGCCCCTACTCCCGTGCTCGGCGCCCGTCCGTCGGCCGACAACGACTCCGCCTGCGACACCCTGTACGCCCACAGGAGCTACGCCCGGGTCTTCATGCCTCTGGTCTACTGCGCCGTCTTCCTGGTGGGCCTGCTGGGCAACGTGCTGGCGCTGCACGTCATCCGTCCCAACCTGAAAAAGATGAACTCCACCACCTTGTACTCGCTCAACCTGGTGATTTCAGACATCCTCTTCACGCTCTCGCTGCCCTTTAGGATTAGCTACTACGCGCTGGGCTTCCACTGGCCCCTGGGTGAGGCCGCGTGCAAAATCTCGGGTCTGGTCTTCTACATCAACACCTACGCCGGCGTGAACTTCATGACCTGCCTGAGCGTGGACCGCTTCATCGCCGTCGTGCTGCCCCTGCGCTTCTCCCGGCTGCGCAACGTTAGCAACGTTCGCTACATCTGTGTCGGCGTGTGGCTGCTGGTCCTGGGGCAGACCCTCCCGCTGCTGGGCATGCCGATGACCAACGCCGAGGCGGACGGCTTCGTCACCTGCATGGAATACCCGAATTTTGATAAGGTGGACCACATCGCCGCCATTCTCATCGGCGGCGTCTTCCTGGGTTACGTCGTCCCCGTCGTCACCATCCTGGTGTGCTATTCCTTCCTGTGCTCCAAACTCCGTTCCACGGCCAAGAGCAACCGCCTGATGGAAAAGTCGGGGCGCAGCCGCAAGGCCATCGGCGTCATCTGCTGCGTGTCCCTGGTCTTCGTGCTCTGCTACAGCCCCTACCACATCAACATTCTGCAGTACATGGTCCGCAAGCTGGCGTCGCGCCCGGACTGCGCCGACCTCACTGCCTTCCAGGTGTCGCTGCACATCACCGTGTGTCTGATGAACCTCAAcgcctgcttggacccattcgTCTACTTCTTCGCCTGCAAGGGCTACAAGAGGAAGCTCCTGAAGCTGCTGAGGCTGGAGGTCAGCATGTCCGTCTCCAGCGTCGTCAGAACTTCACCCGAAGGCTCTTCCAAGGACTTCATTGACGGCAACAACATCCAGCTCAGCGGCTCCGCTTCGGCCTCGGAGAGGAGATCGCGGCTGTACGTGTAA
- the gpr183a gene encoding G-protein coupled receptor 183-A isoform X2 has protein sequence MCPLVVFTRQRLQRHMTSLTFNQYVLISFTFKNQNMVMAAAPTPVLGARPSADNDSACDTLYAHRSYARVFMPLVYCAVFLVGLLGNVLALHVIRPNLKKMNSTTLYSLNLVISDILFTLSLPFRISYYALGFHWPLGEAACKISGLVFYINTYAGVNFMTCLSVDRFIAVVLPLRFSRLRNVSNVRYICVGVWLLVLGQTLPLLGMPMTNAEADGFVTCMEYPNFDKVDHIAAILIGGVFLGYVVPVVTILVCYSFLCSKLRSTAKSNRLMEKSGRSRKAIGVICCVSLVFVLCYSPYHINILQYMVRKLASRPDCADLTAFQVSLHITVCLMNLNACLDPFVYFFACKGYKRKLLKLLRLEVSMSVSSVVRTSPEGSSKDFIDGNNIQLSGSASASERRSRLYV, from the coding sequence ATGTGTCCCCTTGTGGTTTTTACAAGGCAAAGGCTACAACGGCACATGACGTCCTTGACCTTTAACCAGTACGTCTTAATCTCTTTCACTTTCAAAAATCAGAACATGGTGATGGCCGCGGCCCCTACTCCCGTGCTCGGCGCCCGTCCGTCGGCCGACAACGACTCCGCCTGCGACACCCTGTACGCCCACAGGAGCTACGCCCGGGTCTTCATGCCTCTGGTCTACTGCGCCGTCTTCCTGGTGGGCCTGCTGGGCAACGTGCTGGCGCTGCACGTCATCCGTCCCAACCTGAAAAAGATGAACTCCACCACCTTGTACTCGCTCAACCTGGTGATTTCAGACATCCTCTTCACGCTCTCGCTGCCCTTTAGGATTAGCTACTACGCGCTGGGCTTCCACTGGCCCCTGGGTGAGGCCGCGTGCAAAATCTCGGGTCTGGTCTTCTACATCAACACCTACGCCGGCGTGAACTTCATGACCTGCCTGAGCGTGGACCGCTTCATCGCCGTCGTGCTGCCCCTGCGCTTCTCCCGGCTGCGCAACGTTAGCAACGTTCGCTACATCTGTGTCGGCGTGTGGCTGCTGGTCCTGGGGCAGACCCTCCCGCTGCTGGGCATGCCGATGACCAACGCCGAGGCGGACGGCTTCGTCACCTGCATGGAATACCCGAATTTTGATAAGGTGGACCACATCGCCGCCATTCTCATCGGCGGCGTCTTCCTGGGTTACGTCGTCCCCGTCGTCACCATCCTGGTGTGCTATTCCTTCCTGTGCTCCAAACTCCGTTCCACGGCCAAGAGCAACCGCCTGATGGAAAAGTCGGGGCGCAGCCGCAAGGCCATCGGCGTCATCTGCTGCGTGTCCCTGGTCTTCGTGCTCTGCTACAGCCCCTACCACATCAACATTCTGCAGTACATGGTCCGCAAGCTGGCGTCGCGCCCGGACTGCGCCGACCTCACTGCCTTCCAGGTGTCGCTGCACATCACCGTGTGTCTGATGAACCTCAAcgcctgcttggacccattcgTCTACTTCTTCGCCTGCAAGGGCTACAAGAGGAAGCTCCTGAAGCTGCTGAGGCTGGAGGTCAGCATGTCCGTCTCCAGCGTCGTCAGAACTTCACCCGAAGGCTCTTCCAAGGACTTCATTGACGGCAACAACATCCAGCTCAGCGGCTCCGCTTCGGCCTCGGAGAGGAGATCGCGGCTGTACGTGTAA
- the gpr183a gene encoding G-protein coupled receptor 183-A isoform X3 has product MVMAAAPTPVLGARPSADNDSACDTLYAHRSYARVFMPLVYCAVFLVGLLGNVLALHVIRPNLKKMNSTTLYSLNLVISDILFTLSLPFRISYYALGFHWPLGEAACKISGLVFYINTYAGVNFMTCLSVDRFIAVVLPLRFSRLRNVSNVRYICVGVWLLVLGQTLPLLGMPMTNAEADGFVTCMEYPNFDKVDHIAAILIGGVFLGYVVPVVTILVCYSFLCSKLRSTAKSNRLMEKSGRSRKAIGVICCVSLVFVLCYSPYHINILQYMVRKLASRPDCADLTAFQVSLHITVCLMNLNACLDPFVYFFACKGYKRKLLKLLRLEVSMSVSSVVRTSPEGSSKDFIDGNNIQLSGSASASERRSRLYV; this is encoded by the coding sequence ATGGTGATGGCCGCGGCCCCTACTCCCGTGCTCGGCGCCCGTCCGTCGGCCGACAACGACTCCGCCTGCGACACCCTGTACGCCCACAGGAGCTACGCCCGGGTCTTCATGCCTCTGGTCTACTGCGCCGTCTTCCTGGTGGGCCTGCTGGGCAACGTGCTGGCGCTGCACGTCATCCGTCCCAACCTGAAAAAGATGAACTCCACCACCTTGTACTCGCTCAACCTGGTGATTTCAGACATCCTCTTCACGCTCTCGCTGCCCTTTAGGATTAGCTACTACGCGCTGGGCTTCCACTGGCCCCTGGGTGAGGCCGCGTGCAAAATCTCGGGTCTGGTCTTCTACATCAACACCTACGCCGGCGTGAACTTCATGACCTGCCTGAGCGTGGACCGCTTCATCGCCGTCGTGCTGCCCCTGCGCTTCTCCCGGCTGCGCAACGTTAGCAACGTTCGCTACATCTGTGTCGGCGTGTGGCTGCTGGTCCTGGGGCAGACCCTCCCGCTGCTGGGCATGCCGATGACCAACGCCGAGGCGGACGGCTTCGTCACCTGCATGGAATACCCGAATTTTGATAAGGTGGACCACATCGCCGCCATTCTCATCGGCGGCGTCTTCCTGGGTTACGTCGTCCCCGTCGTCACCATCCTGGTGTGCTATTCCTTCCTGTGCTCCAAACTCCGTTCCACGGCCAAGAGCAACCGCCTGATGGAAAAGTCGGGGCGCAGCCGCAAGGCCATCGGCGTCATCTGCTGCGTGTCCCTGGTCTTCGTGCTCTGCTACAGCCCCTACCACATCAACATTCTGCAGTACATGGTCCGCAAGCTGGCGTCGCGCCCGGACTGCGCCGACCTCACTGCCTTCCAGGTGTCGCTGCACATCACCGTGTGTCTGATGAACCTCAAcgcctgcttggacccattcgTCTACTTCTTCGCCTGCAAGGGCTACAAGAGGAAGCTCCTGAAGCTGCTGAGGCTGGAGGTCAGCATGTCCGTCTCCAGCGTCGTCAGAACTTCACCCGAAGGCTCTTCCAAGGACTTCATTGACGGCAACAACATCCAGCTCAGCGGCTCCGCTTCGGCCTCGGAGAGGAGATCGCGGCTGTACGTGTAA